A single genomic interval of Mustela nigripes isolate SB6536 chromosome 7, MUSNIG.SB6536, whole genome shotgun sequence harbors:
- the TCFL5 gene encoding transcription factor-like 5 protein — MNVPLHQQQNKCTTLVKNKTAAAATALQFTCPLFTSNACPASGGSSLSQTQGSGNPCSVLEAAKHQDIGLPRAFSFCYQQEIESTKQTLGSRNKALPEQVWIKVGEEALCKQAVSKRNRSRARQPDTGGERRALGEIQNVGEGSSSTQGAWPPAESSQANLGEQTQSGPQGGRSQRRERHNRMERDRRRRIRICCDELNLLVPFCNAETDKATTLQWTTAFLKYIQERHGDSLKKEFESVFCGKTGRRLKLTRPDSLAARPAQESLQSSPAMDVK; from the exons ATGAATGTCCCTCTTCATcagcaacaaaacaaatgcacaacgttggtaaaaaacaaaaccgcGGCAGCCGCCACCGCTTTGCAGTTTACATGCCCTCTGTTCACGTCGAACGCTTGCCCTGCCTCGGGGGGCTCGAGCCTCTCGCAGACGCAG ggttctgggaaccCGTGTTCTGTACTCGAAGCTGCCAAGCATCAGGACATTGGATTGCCTCGAGCATTCTCTTTCTGTTACCAGCAGGAAATTGAATCCACTAAACAGACTTTGGGCAGTAGAAACAAAGCCTTGCCTGAGCAGGTTTGGATTAAAGTAGGAG AAGAAGCGCTATGTAAGCAAGCCGTAAGTAAGAGGAACCGGAGTCGAGCGCGCCAGCCGGACACAGGTGGAGAACGAAGAGCCCTTGGAGAGATTCAAAACGTGGGCGAAGGCTCGAGCTCCACACAGGGCGCTTGGCCTCCCGCGGAGTCCTCGCAGGCAAACCTCGGGGAGCAGACCCAGAGCGGGCCCCAGGGAGGAAGGTCGCAGCGTAGGGAGAGGCACAACCGCATGGAAAGAGATAGAAG GCGCAGGATCCGCATTTGTTGTGACGAGTTGAATCTTTTAGTCCCTTTCTGCAACGCGGAGACGGACAAGGCGACCACCCTGCAGTGGACCACGGCGTTCCTGAAGTACATTCAGGAAAGACACGGAGACTCTCTCAAAAAG GAATTCGAGAGTGTGTTTTGTGGTAAGACTGGCCGAAGGCTCAAGTTGACCAGACCGGACTCCTTGGCGGCCCGTCCTGCGCAGGAGAGCCTACAGAGCAGCCCGGCCATGGACGTCAAGTGA